ATTTCAAACAATTTACATGATACATCAGGCCGCTCTTTTATAGGTATAGAATTTAATGATTCTTAAGATAATTTGTTGTGGTCATTTGAGTTGTTAATTTGTTAATAGTAATAAAGAGAATAACGAATAGAAAGTAATGGCTTGGCTCGTGGATAAACGACCAATCCCCGGTAGAAGAGAAGGTTCCATTGGAACTATTATTTATTTCAGGGTGTCttgtctctctttttttttacttaaaaaaaaagagagagagagaggaagtGCAAACAGAAATGGCAAGAAGATATTGGAACATAAATTTGGAAGAGATGTTGGAAGCAGGAGTTCATTTTGGTCATGGTACTAGGAAATGGAATCCTAGAATGGCGCCATATATCTCTGCAAAACGTAAGGGTATTCATATTACAAATCTGACTAGAACCGCTCGTTTTTTATCAGAAGCTTGTGATTTAGTTTTTGATGCAGCAAGTAAGGGAAAACAATTCTTAATTGTTGGTACCAAAAATAAAGCCGCTGATTCGGTGGCGCGGGCTGCAATAAGGGCTCGGTGTCATTATGTTAATAAAAAATGGCTCGGTGGTATGTTAACAAATTGGCCCACTACAGAAACGAGGCTTCATAAGTTCAGGGACTTGAGAACAGAACAAAAGACGGGGGGACTCAACCGTCTTCCGAAAAGAGATGCAGCTATGTTGAAGAGACAATTATCTCGCTTGCAAACATATCTGGGCGGGATTAAATATATGACGAGATTGCCTGATATTGTAATCATCGTTGATCAGCAAGAAGAATATACGGCTCTGCGAGAATGTATCACTTTGGGAATTCCAACAATTTGTTTAATCGATACAAATAGCGATCCCGATCTCGCAGATATTTCGATTCCAGCAAATGATGACGCTATAGCTTCAATTCGATTAATTCTTAACAAATTAGTAGTCGCAATTTGTGAGGGTCGTTCTAGCTATATACGAAATCCTTGATtaataataagataaataaattCTTTTTTGGAACTACATAGATCTATGGAACTTTTTTGGAACTACATAGATCTATGGAATCGGTTAATATATCCTGAATCGCACAAAAGAGATAAAAAAACTGTGAATATTGTGTGATTAGTTTCGTCGGTGTCAAAATATAGAATTTGAGTAGGCAAGAGAAGATTGAATCAAAATAATTCCTTTTTTTTAAGTAAAGTTCTATTTCTGTCAGAGGGCAATATGAATGGTATATCAAACGCACTAAACGGGTTATACGATATCTCTGGTGTGGAAGTAGGCCAACATTTCTATTGGCAAATAGCAGGTTTCCAAGTCCATGCCCAAGTACTTATTACCTCTTGGGTTGTAATTGCTATCTTATTAGGTTCCGCCGTTATCGCTGTTCGGAATCCACAAACCATTCCAACCGCCGGTCAAAATTTCTT
This sequence is a window from Gossypium arboreum isolate Shixiya-1 unplaced genomic scaffold, ASM2569848v2 Contig00308, whole genome shotgun sequence. Protein-coding genes within it:
- the LOC108451103 gene encoding 30S ribosomal protein S2, chloroplastic, translating into MARRYWNINLEEMLEAGVHFGHGTRKWNPRMAPYISAKRKGIHITNLTRTARFLSEACDLVFDAASKGKQFLIVGTKNKAADSVARAAIRARCHYVNKKWLGGMLTNWPTTETRLHKFRDLRTEQKTGGLNRLPKRDAAMLKRQLSRLQTYLGGIKYMTRLPDIVIIVDQQEEYTALRECITLGIPTICLIDTNSDPDLADISIPANDDAIASIRLILNKLVVAICEGRSSYIRNP